One Bos indicus isolate NIAB-ARS_2022 breed Sahiwal x Tharparkar chromosome 10, NIAB-ARS_B.indTharparkar_mat_pri_1.0, whole genome shotgun sequence DNA window includes the following coding sequences:
- the EIF2B2 gene encoding translation initiation factor eIF2B subunit beta isoform X2 — protein sequence MPGAAAKGSELSERIESFVEALKRGGGRRSSEDMARETLGLLRRIITDHRWSNAGELMELIRREGRRMTAAQPSETTVGNMVRRVLRIIREEYGRLHGRSDESDQQESLHKLLTSGGLSEDFRSHYAQLQSNIIEAINELLVELEGTTENIAAQALEHIHSNEVIMTIGFSRTVEAFLREAARKRKFHVIVAECAPFCQGHEMAVNLSKAGIETTVMTDAAIFAVMSRVNKVIIGTKTILANGALRAVAGTHTLALAAKHHSTPLIVCAPMFKLSPQFPNEEDSFHKFVAPEEVLPFTEGDILEKVSVHCPVFDYVPPELITLFISNIGGNAPSYIYRLMSELYHPDDHVL from the exons ATGCCAGGGGCAGCCGCCAAGGGCTCGGAGCTGTCCGAGAGGATCGAGAGTTTCGTGGAGGCGCTGAAGCGGGGCGGCGGGAGGCGCAGCTCCGAGGACATGGCCCGGGAGACTCTGGGACTGCTTCGCCGCATCATCACGGACCACCGCTGGAGCAATGCAG GGGAGCTGATGGAACTGATCCGGAGAGAAGGCCGGAGGATGACGGCCGCGCAACCCTCAGAGACCACAGTGGGCAACATGGTGCGGAGAGTGCTCAGGATCATCCGGGAGGAGTATGGCAG ACTCCATGGACGCAGCGACGAGAGCGATCAGCAGGAGTCTCTGCACAAACTCTTGACATCCGGGGGCCTGAGCGAGGATTTCCGTTCCCATTATGCTCAACTCCAGTCCAACATCATTGAGGCAATTAACGAGCTGCTGGTGGAACTGG AAGGGACAACGGAGAACATCGCAGCCCAGGCCCTGGAGCATATCCACTCCAACGAGGTCATCATGACCATCGGCTTCTCCCGCACGGTGGAGGCGTTCCTCAGAGAGGCTGCCCGAAAGAGGAAGTTCCATGTCATTGTGGCAGAGTGTGCACCTTTCTGTCAG GGTCATGAGATGGCAGTCAATTTGTCCAAAGCAGGTATTGAGACAACTGTCATGACCGATGCTGCCATTTTTGCTGTTATGTCAAGAGTCAACAAG GTGATCATTGGCACAAAGACCATCCTGGCCAACGGTGCCCTGCGAGCTGTGGCAGGAACTCATACTCTAGCACTGGCAGCAAAACACCACTCCACCCCACTCATCGTCTGTGCTCCTATGTTCAAGCTTTCCCCACAg tttccCAATGAAGAAGATTCATTTCACAAGTTTGTGGCTCCTGAAGAAGTCCTGCCTTTCACAGAAG GGGACATCTTGGAGAAGGTCAGTGTCCATTGCCCCGTGTTTGACTACGTCCCTCCAGAGCTCATTACTTTGTTTATCTCCAACATTGGTGGGAATGCACCTTCCTACATCTACCGCCTGATGAGTGAACTCTACCATCCTGATG
- the EIF2B2 gene encoding translation initiation factor eIF2B subunit beta isoform X1 yields the protein MPGAAAKGSELSERIESFVEALKRGGGRRSSEDMARETLGLLRRIITDHRWSNAGELMELIRREGRRMTAAQPSETTVGNMVRRVLRIIREEYGRLHGRSDESDQQESLHKLLTSGGLSEDFRSHYAQLQSNIIEAINELLVELEGTTENIAAQALEHIHSNEVIMTIGFSRTVEAFLREAARKRKFHVIVAECAPFCQGHEMAVNLSKAGIETTVMTDAAIFAVMSRVNKVIIGTKTILANGALRAVAGTHTLALAAKHHSTPLIVCAPMFKLSPQFPNEEDSFHKFVAPEEVLPFTEASLPWGGKYPCVIEPRIHEILIRTGASVLSSAYVIAFQGTSWRRSVSIAPCLTTSLQSSLLCLSPTLVGMHLPTSTA from the exons ATGCCAGGGGCAGCCGCCAAGGGCTCGGAGCTGTCCGAGAGGATCGAGAGTTTCGTGGAGGCGCTGAAGCGGGGCGGCGGGAGGCGCAGCTCCGAGGACATGGCCCGGGAGACTCTGGGACTGCTTCGCCGCATCATCACGGACCACCGCTGGAGCAATGCAG GGGAGCTGATGGAACTGATCCGGAGAGAAGGCCGGAGGATGACGGCCGCGCAACCCTCAGAGACCACAGTGGGCAACATGGTGCGGAGAGTGCTCAGGATCATCCGGGAGGAGTATGGCAG ACTCCATGGACGCAGCGACGAGAGCGATCAGCAGGAGTCTCTGCACAAACTCTTGACATCCGGGGGCCTGAGCGAGGATTTCCGTTCCCATTATGCTCAACTCCAGTCCAACATCATTGAGGCAATTAACGAGCTGCTGGTGGAACTGG AAGGGACAACGGAGAACATCGCAGCCCAGGCCCTGGAGCATATCCACTCCAACGAGGTCATCATGACCATCGGCTTCTCCCGCACGGTGGAGGCGTTCCTCAGAGAGGCTGCCCGAAAGAGGAAGTTCCATGTCATTGTGGCAGAGTGTGCACCTTTCTGTCAG GGTCATGAGATGGCAGTCAATTTGTCCAAAGCAGGTATTGAGACAACTGTCATGACCGATGCTGCCATTTTTGCTGTTATGTCAAGAGTCAACAAG GTGATCATTGGCACAAAGACCATCCTGGCCAACGGTGCCCTGCGAGCTGTGGCAGGAACTCATACTCTAGCACTGGCAGCAAAACACCACTCCACCCCACTCATCGTCTGTGCTCCTATGTTCAAGCTTTCCCCACAg tttccCAATGAAGAAGATTCATTTCACAAGTTTGTGGCTCCTGAAGAAGTCCTGCCTTTCACAGAAG CTTCCCTTCCTTGGGGTGGCAAGTATCCCTGTGTTATTGAGCCTAGAATCCATGAGATACTTATTAGAACAGGAGCCTCGGTTTTGTCTTCAGCTTATGTGATTGCCTTTCAGGGGACATCTTGGAGAAGGTCAGTGTCCATTGCCCCGTGTTTGACTACGTCCCTCCAGAGCTCATTACTTTGTTTATCTCCAACATTGGTGGGAATGCACCTTCCTACATCTACCGCCTGA